TTAATAGTGCTAAGTGGGACACAGAACTTTATGGTCTATGGGGACTTTCCCACGTATGGAGCAACTATTGGTATCCACAcgtgacagatgaggaaacaagctcAGAGGTGAAAGGgattgcccaaagtcacacagcaatcCAAAGACAAGGCAGATTTCCTAActctcactccagcctctgcaccAACTAATGACACAAATGAAAaagtttgtgaaaattttctgTGTAAATGTAAAATGCTGTGCTATTGGCTGCTGGGATCCTTCAAGTGTATTGAAGCTGGAGGAACAAGCGTGACAGAACAGAGAGCCACTTAGTCTCCCAAATCCACACTCTTGCCCTCTCTTGCTCACTCTTAATCGTTCTTAGAggctgatatggcttggctctgtgtccccacccaaatctcatcttgaattgtactcccacaattcccacgtgttgtgggaggatcccagtgggagacaattgaatcatggaggcggcttcccccatactgttctcttggtagtgaacaagtctcacgagatctgatgattttatcaggggtttccgcttttgcgtcttcctcattctctctttgcctgctaccaTTCATGTAAGACGGGACTTGcttttccttgccttctgccatgattgtgtgaCTTCCCCAGCCaagtagaactgtaagtccaataaacctcttccttttgtaaattgcccagtctcaggtatgtcattatcagcattgtgaaaaaggactaatacagtcaattggtaccaatagagtggggcattgctgaaaagatacccaaaaatggggaagcaactttagaactgggtaacaagctcaggttggaacagtttggagggctcagaagaagtccagtcttgagtatgtctttatcagcagtgtgacaATGGACAAATACACAGGCCTTATAATTCTAAGCCCAacctcctccagggagccttctgtgatgtggaagcgactttggaactgtgtaacaggcacaggttggaacagtttggagggctcagaagattgCCCaatcttgagtatgtctttatcagcagtgtgaaaatggactaatacagaggccTTATAATTCTAAGCCCAACCTCCTTGAGGGAACCTTCTGTGACTTCATCTTCCTCCAGCCTCCAGtgctctttctctcctctggATTGACCAAGACTGGCTGCCAATGCCGCTATTTTAAAGATTAGGATAGCTGAGGCTCATTCTTCATTCCACATTGAATGAGGTTGGCTTTGCACCGGGTGCGTGGTCACAGGCAATTGACACAGTCTAGTGGGgtagccagtcaaaaccttgTCCAAACCTTGTCCATCATATCCACTGTGATCTGTGCTACTGTAGAGCTGAAGGGCCCAGAGGAGGAAATGAAGCTGACTTGCATCATGGAAGACATCTCTTAAATGGGTCATAAATTTCAAACAGATGAATAGAGTGCAGGCCACAAAGGAGGGGGTAAACAAAGTCATGAAGTGTAGAAAAAGCAGGAGGTGTGTTAGAGGGGAGATAGAATTTGGTTTGGGCTGCAATATAGAAAGAGAGACTGGGAGTCTCCAAAGATGAGGCTAAAGAGGTTGGCAGGGGCCAGAGGGAAGAAAGTCTTGAAGCCAAGGACTAAACGCTCATCATGAGGACATTGGAAAGCCAGAACCAGGCCTCAGACAGAGGACTAACATAGGTAGCTACATGTTTGAGAAGGCTCATACCCACTGTGCACAGAGAATGTCctggagtgggagagagagaccAGAGGCAGGGCAACCAGCCAGGAAGGTTGGTGGTgaggagaagaagagggaggagtATTAATGACAACGATAGCAGATGATGGCTGCCCTTTATTGAGAGCTTACTTGTACTAATGGCTGTGCCCTGGTAGTCACatacttcatttcatttaatccaaaGAGCAATTCCCATTacctttgttttacagatgagggagctCAGAGGGTTAAGTAACTAAGCCTGCTTTGGTCATTCTGCTGGACAAATAGTGAGTTAGTGTAGAGTCCAATCCATCTGCAAAGCCATACCTCTTAACTGTAAAAGCTTAGagaatctggctgggcatggtgcctcatgcctgtaatcccactttgggaggctgaggtgggtggatcacttgaggccaggagttcgagatcagcctggccaacatggtgaaaccccacctctactaaaaacataaaaattagccaggtgtggtggcacatgcctgtaattccagctacttggaaggatgaggcaggagaatctcttgaacctgggaggcagaggttgcagtaggccaagatcaagccactgcattccagcctgggcaacagagtgaggaaaaaaaatttgGAGAATCTTCAAGAGGTAGAATAGTCAGAATTTGACAACTGATTATGGAAAGGTCCAAGATGATGCCCAGTATTCTGGTTTGGGGGACAAGACATGGTGGTGATGTTGACTGATGTCTGGAGCTCAGGAGACAGAGTGGATGCAGGTGAAGACTTGGGAAGCATATACTAACGACAGTGAACAAGATCACCTAGGAAGAGAGTGTAGTGTGAGAAGGACAGAACCTTGGGGCGAAAACAACATGAGACTGAGGTAGAACAAGAAATGTCTGCAAAAGATACTGAGAAACAACAGCCAGAGAGCAGGAAGCAAAACCAGGAGAGTGTAATATCACAGAGGCTCCCTAGGGCGGCTGTGGTCAGCAACATCACATGTTGCTGATGTGCCCAAGAGGACGAGAACCAGATGAAAAGTGTCTGTGGGGTCCAGTGATGAAGGGTGCCCCAGGTGTGAACTGGTGCCCTAGATGTGAACAGGCCAGTGGAACAGTGAGCATGGAAGGTTGAGAGTGAGTAAATGGAGAAGAGAATAGATAACGTCTTCAAGATGTTTGCCTGTAAAGAGACGACGTGGATGGGCGCCTCGCGAAGATGGTGGCGCGCGCAGCATGTGGTGCCCGTGGTCTGGCCAAGTCTCAGCGCAGCACACGGGCCGGCGTCTCGCTGTCCGGGAGCCCACACCCACCAGGTCCCTGACCCCGCGCCCCCCACGCCCCCCGCGCCCGGTTCCCGGCATGCCTCGCGCCCGTAAGGGCAACACGCTCCGGAAGGGTGGTCCGCGCCGTGGAGGAGGTGCCCGGAGCAGTACCCAAGCTGACTCGGGTTGCAGTGATGATGAGGCAGCCAGTGAGGCCCGCAGCACCGCCAGTGAATGCCCCAGGCTTCTCAGCACCACTGCAGAGGACAGCCTTGGGGGGGATGTCGTGGATGAGCAGGGCCAGCAGGAAGACCTTGAGGAAAAGCTGAAGGAGTATGTGGACTGCCTCACAGACAAGAGTCCCAAGACCCGGCAGGGTGTTCTCAAGAGCCTGCGCCTGACCCTGGCGTCGCGCCTACTCCCCGACTTCTTGCTGGAGCGCCACCTCACACTAGCTGATGCCCTGGAAAAGTGTCtcaagaaagggaagggagaggaacaAGCCCTGGCTGCTGCTGTGCGAGGCCTGCTCTGCGTGCAGCTGGGCCCTGAACCCAAGGGTGAGGAGCTGTTCCACaacctgcagcctctgctggtctCTGTGCTCAGTGACAGCACAGCTAGCCCTGCTGCCCGGCTCCACTGTGCTTCTGCTCTTGGCCTGGGCTGCTACGTGGCTGCTGCCGACATCCAGGACCGAGTCTCTTGCCTTGCCTGCTTAGAAAGTGTTTTCAGCCGGTTCTATGGCTTGGGTAGCTCCACGACTCCTGTGGTTCCTGCCAGCCTGCACGGCCTGCTCTGTGCTGCCCTACAGTCCTGGGCATTGCTGCTCACCATCTTCCCCAGCACCCAAATCAGCCACATCCTTGACAGGCAGCTGCCCTGGCTGCCCCAGCTCTTGTCCAGTGAAAGTGTGAACCTGCGGATCGCTGCCGGTGAAACCATTGCACTGCTCTTTGAGCTTGCCCGGGATCTTGAGGAGGTGTTTGTTTACGAGGACATGGAGGCCCTCTGCAGTGTCCTGCGCACTCTGGCCACTGACAGTAACAAGTACCGTGCCAAGGCCGATCGCCAGCGCCAGGGCTCTACTTTCCGCGCCGTGCTGCACTCGGTGGAGGGCGGTGAACGTGAAGAAGAGAGAGTGCGCTTCGGCTTTGAGGTGCTCTACAGGGACAGCTGGGCTGGGCACCGGATCTACACTGCCTTCAAGGAAGTGCTGGGTTCAGCTATGCACCACCACCTCCAGAGCAATGAGCTACTCCGTGACATCTTTGGCCTGGGCCCTGTGCTGGTGCTGGATGCCACTGCCCTGAAGGCCTGCAAGGTTCCACGCTTCGAGAAGCACCTGTACAACGCTGCCGCCTTCAAAGCCCGGACCAAGGCTCGAAGCCGTGTGCGGAGCAAGCGGGCAGACATCCTGTGAAGCAGGACCTGCTGAAGAGGAGACTTTCTATGCCCTTGGTCcgtatttttaacagaagacagtgCAACAACTGGTTTCCACCAGTAtttgtcactttatttttttaatgacaaaaccaaaaacagacatGGGGTGGGTAGCTGGGGGCCCGGACACTTGGGACCCTGGCCCCTTTGTCCCTGCACTCAGCCCTGTGGCCTCTTCCTGCCCTGTCTCAGGTCAGGCTAAATATGTGCCTGTCCCAGGGCTGTGGGGCAGGCACTAGGGggcctttcccttcctttcctttcctttctcaggCCTTGCTCCCCCAGGTTGACCCACTCTTAGCAGGGTAGTGGCGTCTGGACAAATGCCACCGCAGCAAGTGGAGAGAGAAAGCTACCTGGAATGGATTTGTGTGCTGATTTTTAAGGATTATTAGAGATAATTAAACAGAATGGTCAGGCTTCTgtggtcttaaaaaaaagagagagagagagatgtggatGGTTGGAGACTGATGAGATGTGTCCTAGTCAGTTCAaggttttataataaaataccttaaactgggtcgtttataaacaacagaaattcattgctcacagttctggaggctgggaagtccaagatcaaggtgccagtggatccggtgtctggtgagggctgctctctgcttcatagatggcactttctagctgtgtcctcacatggtggaagggaccaACAAGctctctcaggcctcttttataagggatGTAATCTCATTCAAGAGGGCTTCACCCTTAcaacctaatcacttcccaaaggccccaccatTAATTACCATCACCCTAGAGGTTAGGTtggctttattaaaaaaaaaaaaaaaacaacttttttttttttgtggagacaggatcttgctttgttgcccaggctagtcttgaacccctggcctcaaacaattgtcctaccttagcctcccaagtaggtgggacctgAGACCA
Above is a genomic segment from Chlorocebus sabaeus isolate Y175 chromosome 1, mChlSab1.0.hap1, whole genome shotgun sequence containing:
- the LOC103248052 gene encoding interferon-related developmental regulator 2-like — translated: MWCPWSGQVSAQHTGRRLAVREPTPTRSLTPRPPRPPRPVPGMPRARKGNTLRKGGPRRGGGARSSTQADSGCSDDEAASEARSTASECPRLLSTTAEDSLGGDVVDEQGQQEDLEEKLKEYVDCLTDKSPKTRQGVLKSLRLTLASRLLPDFLLERHLTLADALEKCLKKGKGEEQALAAAVRGLLCVQLGPEPKGEELFHNLQPLLVSVLSDSTASPAARLHCASALGLGCYVAAADIQDRVSCLACLESVFSRFYGLGSSTTPVVPASLHGLLCAALQSWALLLTIFPSTQISHILDRQLPWLPQLLSSESVNLRIAAGETIALLFELARDLEEVFVYEDMEALCSVLRTLATDSNKYRAKADRQRQGSTFRAVLHSVEGGEREEERVRFGFEVLYRDSWAGHRIYTAFKEVLGSAMHHHLQSNELLRDIFGLGPVLVLDATALKACKVPRFEKHLYNAAAFKARTKARSRVRSKRADIL